The genome window GGAGACCTCGTCGCAGAGGAGACAATCCACCTCGTCGGACGAGAGGCCCCGGTAGCCCCCCGCGGAGGCCATGCGATCCACCTCCGGGATGGGGATCTCGCGCACCCGGTAGTCCGCGGGCCGGCCCGCCGCCCGCGCCAGGCGGGCCAGCCGCTCCCGGAGCTCGGCGTAGCTCACGGGCTCGGGGCCCACGAGGTCGAGAACGGTGGGACGGCGGCCGAGGGGACGACGAGCGGCCGCCAGCACCAGGGCGACGGCGTCGTCTACCGCGATCGGCTGCAGGCGGTAGGCCCCGTCCCCCGGCTGCTCCACCAGACCCTCCGCCATCTCCCTGAGGCGGGCGGCGACGAAGCCGTCCCCGGGGCCCACGATGTAGGAGGGGCGGAACACCACCACCTCGCGGTCGGAGCGGTAGAGCTCCACCTCCGCCGCCAGCTTGGACAAGAAGTAGGGGTTGGTGCAGCGCCGGACGAGACCGTAGTGGGCGACGCCGAGGCCGGAGAAGTAGACGATCCGGGGCACCCCCGCCTGCCGGGCGGCGGCGATGAGCTTCTGGGTCAGCCCGATGTTCACCGCCTCGTAGGTCGCCCCCCCGCGCTCCGCCCCGATCTGCGCGAGGTGCACGACCGCGCGCGCGCCCTCCAGCGCACGCGCCCATCCCTCCGGCTCGGGCCCGCTCGGCCGTACCGGCCGCCCCCCCGCCTGGCGCACGATGCGCTCGGCCGCCTCCGAGCGAACGAGGCCCACCACGTCAAAGTCGAGGGCGCTCGCGCGAAGGGTGAGGTGACGTCCGATGAACCCGCTCGCGCCCGTGACGGCGATGCGGTCGCTCATGAGCCCCCTGCCCCGCGACGACGCATCCTAGCACGCGGGGTGCGCGCGACTTCTCGGCCTCGAGGAGGGCCAGCCCTGTCTCTCCCGGAAGGGGAAGTGCTAGGATCCTGGGTCCATGACGGGACCCGAGTTCGTCGAGGAGATAAACGCGACCCTGTGGCAGATCCTGTCCGTCCGCGACGCCGCGCTCTCGGGGATCGCGGCGTCCGTGGGCCGTGCGGACATGCCCCAGCTCCTGCGTGGTGCCCTCCGCAACGAGATGGAGGCCTCGGAGATGGCGGCCCGCTGGATGCCCTCAACGGGCGAAATCGAGGCCAAGCTGGCTTTCGCCCGCCAGGCGGGCGACGAGGCCCGACACTACGGCCTCATCGCCGACCGGCTGGCCGAGATGGGAGTGGACCTCTCGGGCTTCTCGCCTCTGGCAGGCGGCCCGAGCCGGCTCTACCAATACTTCGAGACCCTGGAGTCGACTGTCGAGCGCATCGCGGCCACGCAGTTCACCCGGGAGGCGATCGGTTACAAGTCCAACGAGCTCTTCATCACCTACTGCGAAGCCGCGGGCGACCCCAACACCGCCCGGTTGTACCGGGAGAAGATCCAGCCCGACGAGAAGTACCACCACGACTGGGGCAAGGAGCTGCTGGGCCGCCTGGCCACGGGAGAGGCCGAGCGGGCCGCCGCCCGGAAGGCCGTGCTGAGCACCCTGGACCTGGCGGAGGAGCTCAGGAGCCTGGCCGCGGGGCGCCTCCTCGTGGAAACCCTGCCCGGGTGCTGAGCCCGCTTGCGCTCTCGGGCGGGAGCCCGGGAGCGCCCGGCGCGCAAATTCGGGGCGGCAGGACCGTGCTATCATCCCTGGCCGGCTAAAGATCAAGGGCCCGGAGTGGCCGCCCATTGGCGGACCCACCGCGCCGAGGCGCCCGGAGTGGAACTCGAGCCGATCGGCAAATACAAGGTCCTGGGCAAGATCGGGCAGGGGTCCATGGGCGTGGTCTACAAGGCCCTCGACCCCGTCCTCAACCGCTTCGTTGCCATAAAGACGATCTCGGCCAAGCTCGCGGTGGACAGCGAGGCGCGCAAGCGCTTCCTCCGCGAGGCCCAGTCGGCGGCGCGGTTGAATCACCCCAACATCGTCACCGTCTACGACTTCGGCGAAGAACACAGCCGGATCTACATGGCCATGGAGCTCCTCGAGGGCAAGGAGCTCAAGCAGATCATCGGCGCGGCCTCCCTGACCGAGCTCTCTGACAAGCTCAAGATCATGAGCCAGATCTGTGACGGCCTGGCCTTCGCCCACGAGAAAGACGTCATCCACCGCGACCTGAAGCCGGCCAACATCCACATCCTGCCCAGCGGCGACGTCAAGATCATGGACTTCGGCCTGGCCCGCTTCGGCACCTCGGAGCTGACCGCCACCGGCACCACCCTTGGCACCCCCAATTACATGTCGCCGGAGCAGGTGCGGGGGCACAAGGCGGACGCGCGCTCCGACATCTTTTCCCTGGGCGCGGTCTTCTATGAGCTCCTCACCCAGCACAAGGCCTTCGACGCAGAGTCCCTTCACTCCGTCCTCTTCCAGGTGGCGGAGAGCGATCCCCTCCCCGTCCGGCATTGGACGCCCGACACTCCCGAGATCCTCGTGCGGCTGCTGGAGAGGGCGCTGGCCAAGGATCCCGCCCTGCGTTTCCGGCACGCGGGCGAGATGAGGGAGGCGCTGCGCATCGCGGACAAGGTGATTGCAGGCGAGCTGGACGAGGAGGAGGGGCTGTCCGCGCTCGAGCCCGTGGAAGCGGACGAGACCATCGTCGACCCCTCTCTCGGCACCCTGGTCAACGCTCCCGCGATGGCCCGCCCCGGGGAGGCGGCCCCCCCCGATCGGTCGGGCCGGGGCCCGGCCTCTCTCCGGCCAAGGACGCTCGGCGGCGCCCGCTCCGTCCGTACGGTCGCCCGCCCCCCTGGCCGACCCGGGCCGCGGTCGCAGAGGCCGATCCCCGCGCCCCCGGCCCGCTCACCCCTGCCCGTCTACCTCTTGGGGGGCGCTCTGATACTGCTTTTGGGAGCGGGGCTGCTCTTCCAATGGACCCGCAGCCAGGCCCCCCTGGCGACCCCGACTCCCGCACCGGAGATCTCCAAGCAGAAGGAGCAGGTGGACGCCCTCACGGAGGCCCTCGTCACCAGCCAGCTCGAGTTGGCCCAGGAAAGCCTCAAGGACAAGAACTTCGAGGGCGCGGTGGCCAGGGCGGAGGGCGCGCTCAAGTTCGATCCCCAGAACTTAGAGGCGAAGAAGATCGTGGATCGAGCCCAGACGACGCTGAAGGAGCTGGACGGCGCGGCGGCCGAGGCGCGGACGGCCTTCCAGGCCGGCGACACGGACAAGGCCTCGCAGGCCCTTTCCAAAGTATTGGCCATCAACCCCAACCATCCCGTGGCCGCCGAGATGGCCGCCCGGCTGAATCGCTACTTCAAGGTCCAGGCGGAGGACGCGCGGAAGTCCATGAGCGAATCCCGGACGGCGGCCGACCGGGCCCGGGCGGGTGGGCAGCCCGCTTTTGCCGAGGGCGTGGCCGCCGTGCGCGAGGGGGAGAAGCTGCTCGCCAAAGGGGAATTCGCGGTGGCCACCCGGAAGTATCTGGACGCCCGCGATGCCTTCGAGCGCGCCGGCCACGCGGCGGTGATCGCGCGGAACGTGCCGCCCCCGCCCCCGCCTCCACCCGCCCACGCGGGCACGCCCCCGCAAACCGTCCCCACCACCCTCGTCGCCTCCGTCCCCACCCTGCCTCCCGCCACCCTTGCCGGCCCCGGCGCGGGCGCCCACCCCCCCGTCCCGTCCAGCCAACCCGCGCCTCCGCCCGAAGAGCCGGCCATCCGCAGGGTCCTCGACGACTTCGAGCGGGCCGTCACGGCGAAGGACGTAACGCTCCTCAAAGCGGTGAAACCCAACCTCTCCCCGGAGGACGAGAAGCGCTTCCGGGAGATCTTCAAGTTGATCAAGTCCTACCAGGTGAGCGTCACCATCGCGGGAATTCAAATCGATGGCGCCCAGGCCAAGGTGCGCCTGGCCCGACGGGACACGATTGACGGCAAGGCCGTCAACTCCCAGCCCACGTTTGTGCTGATCAAGGGGCCGGGCGGCTGGACGATCCGCGACTTCGCCCAGTAGGGCCGGCCGGGCGGGTCCCTAGAAGCTGTACTCCACTCCGAACAGGGGCGTGAAGTTGGCCCGGAGGCCGGCGTTGTCCAGCTTGAAGATCCCGTTCAGGTCGATGAGCAGGTTCCCCCCCGCGTTGAGCTTGAGGCCGACGGCCCCGTTCGTGATGTTGAAGGAGCTCGTGGAGAACCGGATGTCGGGAAGGGTGCTGCCCCCGCCCGGGAACGTGAAGCTCTGGAGGGGGGTGAAGGTCTGGGCCTGGAGCCGCGGCGAGTTGATCACCCTCCGGCCCAGGACGTCGAAGGCGAGCGTCAGCCTCTGCGCGAGTCCGATGTCCGCTCCCACCGCGTAGAGGTACTGGTTGGGCAGGCTCTGCTTCTCGCCCGTGAGGACGTTGCCGGCCAGCACGCTCTTGCCGTTCCATTGATACCCGAAGTTCACGTGGGGCGAGACCCGGCCCGCGGCGAAGGAGAAGGCAAGGAAGGGCTTGACCCCGGCCGCACCCGAGCCGAGGAAGTTGTTTTCGTCGCCGGTCGGCAGCCGCACGTCGACGGCCAGAGCCAGCCCCGTGCGGCCGCTCTTGATGGCCGTCCCCTTGAGGCGCAGGATTAGGTCCCCGATGCCGCTGGCGTTCCCGGAGCTCGAAAACGTCTTCGTGTTCCCATACCCTCCGGGGGCCGCGGGATCGGAGAAGAAATGGATCTTTGGATTAGAGGCGGTTCCGATCCGCTCGATGGTGGCCGCGGAGCTCACGGACATGTCAACCCGCACTAGGGGAACGGCCACGGAGA of Vicinamibacteria bacterium contains these proteins:
- a CDS encoding transporter; protein product: MMIRKVALLALGLALASPVAVWAQVPGNCPGPGCPLAFVIPTLYGPNGLKVESQALLPDGSNHSAHFNSAFQAEFTLFNTSLASQLASVPLPSPASGFTYELDPALGVMKRSTQSFGPIFAERAETIGRKKFSLGVNYQRFSFDSIEAIDLAAVPAVFTHDGAAPGGKADVVSTMNSISLGVDQFTAFLSYGVTDFLDFSVAVPLVRVDMSVSSAATIERIGTASNPKIHFFSDPAAPGGYGNTKTFSSSGNASGIGDLILRLKGTAIKSGRTGLALAVDVRLPTGDENNFLGSGAAGVKPFLAFSFAAGRVSPHVNFGYQWNGKSVLAGNVLTGEKQSLPNQYLYAVGADIGLAQRLTLAFDVLGRRVINSPRLQAQTFTPLQSFTFPGGGSTLPDIRFSTSSFNITNGAVGLKLNAGGNLLIDLNGIFKLDNAGLRANFTPLFGVEYSF
- a CDS encoding ferritin-like domain-containing protein, coding for MTGPEFVEEINATLWQILSVRDAALSGIAASVGRADMPQLLRGALRNEMEASEMAARWMPSTGEIEAKLAFARQAGDEARHYGLIADRLAEMGVDLSGFSPLAGGPSRLYQYFETLESTVERIAATQFTREAIGYKSNELFITYCEAAGDPNTARLYREKIQPDEKYHHDWGKELLGRLATGEAERAAARKAVLSTLDLAEELRSLAAGRLLVETLPGC
- a CDS encoding protein kinase, encoding MELEPIGKYKVLGKIGQGSMGVVYKALDPVLNRFVAIKTISAKLAVDSEARKRFLREAQSAARLNHPNIVTVYDFGEEHSRIYMAMELLEGKELKQIIGAASLTELSDKLKIMSQICDGLAFAHEKDVIHRDLKPANIHILPSGDVKIMDFGLARFGTSELTATGTTLGTPNYMSPEQVRGHKADARSDIFSLGAVFYELLTQHKAFDAESLHSVLFQVAESDPLPVRHWTPDTPEILVRLLERALAKDPALRFRHAGEMREALRIADKVIAGELDEEEGLSALEPVEADETIVDPSLGTLVNAPAMARPGEAAPPDRSGRGPASLRPRTLGGARSVRTVARPPGRPGPRSQRPIPAPPARSPLPVYLLGGALILLLGAGLLFQWTRSQAPLATPTPAPEISKQKEQVDALTEALVTSQLELAQESLKDKNFEGAVARAEGALKFDPQNLEAKKIVDRAQTTLKELDGAAAEARTAFQAGDTDKASQALSKVLAINPNHPVAAEMAARLNRYFKVQAEDARKSMSESRTAADRARAGGQPAFAEGVAAVREGEKLLAKGEFAVATRKYLDARDAFERAGHAAVIARNVPPPPPPPPAHAGTPPQTVPTTLVASVPTLPPATLAGPGAGAHPPVPSSQPAPPPEEPAIRRVLDDFERAVTAKDVTLLKAVKPNLSPEDEKRFREIFKLIKSYQVSVTIAGIQIDGAQAKVRLARRDTIDGKAVNSQPTFVLIKGPGGWTIRDFAQ
- a CDS encoding NAD-dependent epimerase/dehydratase family protein is translated as MSDRIAVTGASGFIGRHLTLRASALDFDVVGLVRSEAAERIVRQAGGRPVRPSGPEPEGWARALEGARAVVHLAQIGAERGGATYEAVNIGLTQKLIAAARQAGVPRIVYFSGLGVAHYGLVRRCTNPYFLSKLAAEVELYRSDREVVVFRPSYIVGPGDGFVAARLREMAEGLVEQPGDGAYRLQPIAVDDAVALVLAAARRPLGRRPTVLDLVGPEPVSYAELRERLARLARAAGRPADYRVREIPIPEVDRMASAGGYRGLSSDEVDCLLCDEVSDPAPLTAFLGRPLAPLDDALLAALGAG